A region from the Paenibacillus humicola genome encodes:
- a CDS encoding glycosyltransferase, with product MVFELIAAVVGLVSLAYWGYHLAISYRGLKLVERLPAGKALKLYPKVSIVVAVKDEAPKIGTTLLRLMELDYPDYEIVVVNDRSTDGTQLELDRLVQAGHSKLNVVQITALPEGWLGKNHALYQGYLASKGDYLLFTDADVIFQPNALRDAMSDVLHEKIDHLTLSPRFISKTLVLRLFVHYFIFFIILYLRAWKANLDTQRKEGLGIGAFNLISRDAYRKIGTHQSISMAPDDDLQLGTMVKKAGLKQRFRMGIGHIEVEWYESFHQAMRGLEKNVYAGFRYNLFFVASAIIGLLLLGVAPYVMVWFLSGWVLAVHLLAILCMLVLYGYSLTKEAVYKPVEIALFPVAVLLCLWVLARSAFLAEKRKGMYWRGTFYPLNELKEHMRRVDRVKFD from the coding sequence ATGGTTTTTGAGCTGATCGCGGCGGTTGTCGGGCTTGTCTCCCTGGCGTACTGGGGTTATCATTTGGCGATCTCTTACCGGGGCTTGAAGCTGGTTGAACGGCTTCCTGCGGGCAAAGCTTTAAAGCTTTATCCGAAGGTTTCGATCGTCGTGGCCGTGAAGGACGAGGCGCCCAAAATCGGAACAACGCTGCTTCGTTTGATGGAGCTGGATTACCCCGACTATGAAATCGTCGTCGTCAACGACCGTTCGACGGATGGGACCCAGCTGGAGCTGGACCGGCTGGTGCAGGCCGGCCATTCGAAGCTGAACGTCGTTCAAATTACGGCACTGCCTGAAGGCTGGCTGGGTAAAAACCATGCGCTGTATCAAGGCTATTTGGCTTCAAAAGGGGACTATTTGCTGTTTACGGATGCCGACGTGATATTTCAACCGAATGCACTGCGTGACGCGATGTCTGACGTGCTGCACGAAAAAATCGATCATTTGACCCTGTCCCCGCGCTTCATCTCAAAAACGCTGGTGCTGCGGCTGTTCGTCCATTACTTTATCTTTTTTATCATTCTTTACCTGCGGGCGTGGAAAGCAAACCTCGATACCCAGCGCAAAGAGGGCCTCGGGATTGGCGCCTTTAATTTGATTTCGCGCGACGCGTATCGAAAAATCGGCACGCATCAAAGCATCTCCATGGCCCCCGACGATGACCTGCAGCTGGGTACGATGGTCAAGAAAGCCGGACTCAAACAGAGATTTCGCATGGGAATCGGCCATATCGAAGTCGAGTGGTACGAGAGCTTTCACCAGGCCATGCGCGGTCTGGAGAAAAACGTTTACGCCGGCTTTCGCTATAACCTCTTCTTTGTCGCTTCGGCGATCATCGGCCTGCTGCTGTTGGGCGTTGCTCCTTATGTGATGGTGTGGTTCCTATCGGGATGGGTTCTGGCCGTTCACCTGTTAGCGATCTTATGCATGCTCGTTCTGTACGGGTACTCCTTGACGAAGGAAGCGGTCTATAAACCGGTCGAGATCGCGCTCTTTCCGGTTGCCGTTTTGCTTTGCCTATGGGTACTGGCTCGCTCCGCATTTCTGGCCGAGAAGCGAAAAGGCATGTATTGGCGAGGCACGTTCTATCCGCTGAACGAACTCAAGGAACATATGCGCCGCGTGGACCGGGTGAAGTTTGATTAA
- a CDS encoding DUF2277 domain-containing protein, whose amino-acid sequence MCRNIKTLFNFDPPATDDEIRAASLQFVRKLSGFNTPSKANEEAFQRAVEEVTGAARTLLQSLVTNAGPRSREVEAARARLRSAKRFGTQPE is encoded by the coding sequence ATGTGCCGCAACATTAAAACGCTGTTCAATTTCGATCCCCCGGCGACCGACGATGAAATTCGGGCTGCCTCGCTCCAGTTCGTACGCAAGCTTTCGGGCTTTAATACCCCATCGAAGGCGAACGAGGAGGCGTTCCAGCGCGCTGTCGAAGAAGTGACCGGGGCCGCCCGCACGCTGCTGCAGTCACTTGTTACGAATGCCGGGCCGCGCAGCCGGGAGGTTGAAGCCGCCCGTGCCCGCCTGCGGTCGGCCAAGCGGTTCGGCACGCAGCCGGAATGA